In Rhizobium sp. BG4, the genomic stretch TCGCGGGCGACATCGATGTGGGTGACGGGCAGTACCAGATGATCGAGCGGATGCGTCATGGCGGTTCCCTCCGGTGAAGCCGGCAGAGATTTGCACGCCGCGCCGGGCAAAGCGCAAGCGCGGATAACCAATCCGGCAAAGAAACTTTCAAAAATGACGAAAAATGACGGGAAGTTTTACCAATATTTAGGCACTTGCGGAACACATATGGAACATATAGTGTCCGTTCTGGCTTTGTTTCACGAATCTGGGGAAAGACTTCGATGCTGACGCGCAAACAACAGGAGCTTCTCCTCTTCATTCACGAGCGGATGAAGGAGTCCGGCGTACCGCCGTCCTTCGACGAAATGAAGGATGCGCTCGACCTCGCCTCTAAGTCGGGCATTCATCGCCTGATCACAGCGCTCGAAGAGCGCGGCTTCATTCGCCGCCTACCGAACCGCGCCCGCGCACTGGAAGTCATCAAGCTGCCCGAGGCCTACAGCCCCAGCATCCAGCCGCGCCGCGGCTTCTCGCCAAGCGTCATCGAAGGCAGCCTCGGCAAGCCGCAGCCCGTTGCGCCGCCGAAGCCGGCGAACGAAGACAATAGCAGCTCGATCTCGGTTCCCGTCATGGGCCGCATCGCCGCCGGTGTGCCGATTTCTGCGATCCAGCAGAACACCCACGACATCACCGTTCCCGCCGATATGCTCGGAAACGGTGAGCACTATGCGCTTGAGGTCAAGGGCGACTCGATGATCGAGGCCGGCATCTTCGACGGCGACACCGTCATCATCCGCAATACCAATACCGCCAATGCCGGCGATATCGTCGTCGCCCTTGTCGACGATGAAGAAGCGACGCTGAAGCGGTTCCGCCGCAAGGGCGCATCAATCGCACTCGAAGCTGCCAATCCGGCCTACGAGACCCGTATCTTCGGGCCTGATCGCGTCAAGGTTCAGGGCAAGCTTGTCGGCCTTATCCGCCGCTATCACTGACTGGCCCTTCATCGCCATCGAAAGTGCCGCTGCGCCAGTCATAGGCGCGGTGGCGGGTCCAGGGGCGGTCGAGATCCTCGAAGGATGCGGTGACCGCTGCAGCGCCTCCATCGAAGCGCAACTCGACAGAGCCTGTCTTTCTTAAGGTAGCGCCGGTAAAAAGCAGTGCGCCAGAGCGGCAGCTTTCGAGCCGCAGGCGCACCGGTGTGACGACGATATCGGATGCATCGCAGGCGGGGCCGAGGTAAGCGGCATTGTCGATGACCGTCAGCACCGAGCCGTTCTCCAGCTTTGCCGTGCACCAGGCTTTCTTTACGCAGGAAAACCGCTCTTCCCTGGCATTGGCCGTGATTGCGCTCTGCGCTTCCTGCTGTTGCGCTGGTGTCAGCCTTAATCTTTCGCCCGGCGGCGCGGGACCGATGCCGATGTGATGAAGATCGGCTCGCGATGGCTGTCCAGCACCAGAGCCCGTTTCCACTGATCGAAGATGAAACCCGGCGGGCGCTCGCGATTGGTGGCGATTGCGCTGGAACCGATGATCCCCGCCATGCTGCCGTCCTCAGCAATGACGATCTTCGGTGGGGGCTTCTCGGGAAGCATGACGACCACAAGCGTCGACAGGGCCATGATTGCCGTGCCGATGTGCCTCAGCCGGGTGCGCAGCAGGGTCAATAGCAGGAAGCCCGCGACCGCAGCCGGGAAATACCAGGCAGGCAACCGGCCGACGCCGATATCACCGCCCCAGGACGAGACGGTCTTGGCGATCGCGATCACCAGATCGAGACCGAAGCCGACCACCTGCCAGGCCCAGGCATCCAGCCCGAACGGCATCAACAGCATCGCAAGCAGCCCGGCCGGCATGATGACGAAGGAGATGACGGGCATGGCGGCGAGATTGGCAGGCAGGCCATAGGCCGTCAGCCGGTGAAAATGCTCGATCGAGAACAGCGCCGTCGAGAAACCGCCGATGACGGAGGTGAGCAGGATGCCGCCGAAGAAGCCGGCCGCCGATGACATGAGCCTGACCGCCCGCAATTTCGCAAATGGCTTGTCGCGCGCCGGCCGCTCCTTCCAGAGCGCATAGCCGGCGACCAGCGCCAGCGTCGCGGCAAAGGACATCTGAAAGCTCGGCCCCATGATTTCCGAGGGCGAGATGGCGATGATGATCAGTGCCGAAAGCGCCACATTGCGCAAACTGATCGACGGCCGGTCGAAGAACACCGCCGTCAGCATGATCGCCATCATGATGAAGGCGCGCTCGGCGGAAACTGCGAAGCCGGAAATCAGGAAATAGGCGGTGACGGCCGCAAGCGCTCCGGCGGCGGCGATCTTCTTGACCGGATAGGCCTGGGCGACGGACGGAAACAGGCTGAGCAGCGTGCGGAACCCGACGAAGAAGATGCCGGCAGACAGCGCCATGTTGAGGCCCGATATGGCGATGATATGCGCGAGGCCTGATTGCCGGAGTGCCTCCGTAGTTTCTGCCGAAATGGCCCGAAAGCGCCGGTATCGCCGGGCAAAATGCCCCTGATGCGATCGCCGATGCCGCTTCTCAGCCGGTAGAGCCACTCGAAGGCGCTGTCGGTCAGCGAATGCTCGTCTGCGGCTCCCGGCGTCACCGCCGTTGGCGCCCCATAGAAAAACCCATTGGCGCCAACGCGATCGAAATAGGATGAGAAGGCGAAGTCGTTGAGACCGGGGAGTGCCGGACCGGAGGGTGGCGTCAGCCGCGCCCTGCCCTTCACCCAGGTTCCCGTCTCGAACTCGGACTTGGCGCCGCGGGCGATGACAGTCACCCGGGCGGGCGGGCGTTTCACCACCGGGTTTTCGGTTGCGCGCAATGACAGCAGATAGCGCCAGCCGCCGCGGCCATCGCTTTCCCGGCGCTCGACCCGTCCTGTGAGCGTCGTCGTCACGGCGGAATCAAGGAGGATGGTCTCGGCTCTCCACGTTTCGAATTGCGCAGTCGCGACGCCTGCCGCTACCAACGTCAATGCGGCGATCACGACGCGCATCCCCTCCCGCGCCCGATCGGTGAAGACCAGCAGAGTGAACAGCACCGCGATGAAGAAAAGTGGCATGATCGGCGAGACGCTGGTGCCGGCCGCAAACCACGCCACGGCACCAAAGCCGAGCGCAACCGGCGCGAAGAGCATGCGTCCACCGTAGGCGAGCTCTTCGTCGGCGCATTTCGGGATGGCGCCTATCGCGCGCCCGATGGATGATCGGAGTCGATAAGCGCTGAGCGTGGCCGGTACGTGCCGCGTTGGCACGGGCACGAGGCCAGAATAGGCGCGCGCTGGCTCAAGATGCGGCAATTTGGCCGCATCCCCCGAAAGTTCCAGGCTGATCTCGCTGCTTTTCAACCCCGGCATGTAAAGAGCCTTGCGACCCATTAAAATACAACCAAGATGCAACCCTGCGCGCGTTTCAGCAACAATAATCGATTGAAAAAACGCAAAAAATCGTGAGTGCAAAAAGCCTAAATAAATCATCGGCTTCCGCTATGCGTTTACAGCATCGCAGGAGTGCCTAAAAGTTGATACTGCGATGCACAAAATGGCGTCACGGTAACTTGGCATTAGGCGCGCTATCATATAGCAATCTGAGCGGACGCTTAACCCTATGGCGCTTTTATGGCGCCGCCGCCAATTTGGAGGATCAGAATGACGGATCAAAGCGCAACAATCAAAATCGGCGACAAGTCCGCCAATCTTTCCGTAAAGAGCGGAACGATTGGGCCAGATGTCATCGATATCGGCGCACTCTACAAAAACACCGGCTCCTTCACGTACGATCCTGGTTTCACCTCGACCGCATCCTGTGAATCGAAGATCACCTACATCGATGGCGATGAGGGCGTTCTCTTGCACCGCGGCTATCCGATCGAGCAGCTGGCCGAGCACGGCGACTTCCTGGAAGTCTGCTATCTCCTGCTTTACGGCGAACTGCCGACGGCAGCTCAGAAGAAGGACTTCGACCACCGCGTGACGCACCACACAATGGTGCACGAACAGATGAGCCGCTTCTTCACCGGCTTCCGCCGCGATGCGCATCCGATGGCCGTCATGTGCGGCTGTGTCGGCGCCCTGTCGGCCTTCTACCACGACTCGACCGACATCACCGATCCGCACCAGCGCATGGTCGCTTCGCTGCGCATGATCGCCAAGATGCCGACGCTGGCCGCAATGGCCTACAAGTACCACATCGGCCAGCCCTTCGTTTACCCGAAGAACGACCTCGATTACGCGTCGAACTTCCTGCGCATGTGCTTTGCCGTTCCCTGCGAAGAGTACACGGTCAATCCGGTTCTCTCCCGCGCCATGGACCGTATCTTCATCCTGCATGCGGACCACGAGCAGAACGCTTCGACCTCGACCGTTCGTCTCGCCGGCTCTTCGGGTGCAAACCCGTTCGCCTGCATCGCGGCCGGCATTGCCTGCCTCTGGGGCCCTGCTCACGGCGGCGCCAACGAAGCAGCGCTCAACATGCTGTCGGAGATCGGCTCCGTCGATCGTATCCCCGAATATGTCGCACGCGCCAAGGACAAGAACGATCCGTTCCGCCTGATGGGCTTTGGTCACCGCGTCTACAAGAACTACGATCCGCGCGCCAAGATCATGCAGAAGACGA encodes the following:
- the gltA gene encoding citrate synthase, with protein sequence MTDQSATIKIGDKSANLSVKSGTIGPDVIDIGALYKNTGSFTYDPGFTSTASCESKITYIDGDEGVLLHRGYPIEQLAEHGDFLEVCYLLLYGELPTAAQKKDFDHRVTHHTMVHEQMSRFFTGFRRDAHPMAVMCGCVGALSAFYHDSTDITDPHQRMVASLRMIAKMPTLAAMAYKYHIGQPFVYPKNDLDYASNFLRMCFAVPCEEYTVNPVLSRAMDRIFILHADHEQNASTSTVRLAGSSGANPFACIAAGIACLWGPAHGGANEAALNMLSEIGSVDRIPEYVARAKDKNDPFRLMGFGHRVYKNYDPRAKIMQKTTHEVLGELGIKDDPLLEVAMELERIALTDEYFIEKKLYPNIDFYSGITLKALGFPTTMFTVLFALARTVGWIAQWNEMIEDPQQRIGRPRQLYIGEAQRDYVPVSKR
- the lexA gene encoding transcriptional repressor LexA; this encodes MLTRKQQELLLFIHERMKESGVPPSFDEMKDALDLASKSGIHRLITALEERGFIRRLPNRARALEVIKLPEAYSPSIQPRRGFSPSVIEGSLGKPQPVAPPKPANEDNSSSISVPVMGRIAAGVPISAIQQNTHDITVPADMLGNGEHYALEVKGDSMIEAGIFDGDTVIIRNTNTANAGDIVVALVDDEEATLKRFRRKGASIALEAANPAYETRIFGPDRVKVQGKLVGLIRRYH